The genomic stretch GGTAGAAATTTGCGCCCTGTTGGCGGCGCTTTCGATCTTCAGATAGTCGTCGGGTGTTGAATTGGGCAGACTATCAGGCTTTCGGTATCGAGAGATCGTCAAGCGATTACGAAGTCAAGGGTTTTTTTTGATCGACAAGCCGCCGGAAGTCATGAGATTTGGAATAATCCATCCACCAATCTCTACACGACCGTCCCCAATCACCCTGGGGATATTCCTGAAGGGACGTTGAGAGCGATACTGAAACAGGCGGGCCTGGATATCGATGCTTTCTTGGCCCTCAAGTAGGCACTTCTGTGTCTAGTGTTGCGTCCTTCAAATAAATAGATAATAATACCTCCCATCCAAGGAGGTGTTTATGGCTGCACGAGTCCGGGTTGAGTTGAGTCAGGAACAAGCAACAACCCTGATGATGTGGGTTGGCTCAGGAAAAACAGAGCAACGACTGGCCTTGCGAGCGAAGGTGATTTTGCTCGCCTCAGAGGGTTTGAGCCTGCATAATATCGCTGAAAAAACCGGACTGAACTGGCAAAGCTGCTTAAAATGGCGCAAACGCTTCTTGGAGCAAGGTCTTGATGGGCTCAAAGACAAGGAAGGCCGTGGAAGACCACAAGAAATTTCACCAGATGAGCGGGTGAGCGTAGTTGCGTTAGCGTGCACAACCCCGCCTGACGGAAGTACTCGTTGGAGCGTGCGCAAATTGGCGGAAGTGACGGGACACGGGAAGTCCACAGTTCAGAAAATCTTGTCTGAGGCGGTCATCAAGCCGCATAAGACCGCCTATTGGTGCGGAAAAAGTCCTGATCCCGAGTTTGAAGAAAAGCAGGCGGCGATTGTCGGGTTTTACATGAATCCGCCGGAAAATGCGCTGGTGCTGTCGGTTGACGAGAAATCTCAGATACAGGCCCTGGACAGGACTCAGACCCTGTTGCCTATGAAGCCAGGCGCAAGTCGAAGGCTGACGGCAACGTACAAAAGAAACGGCACGACGTGCCTATTGGCGGCCCTGGCAGTTCACAGCGGAGCCATCTCGGGCCGATGTGTAGATAGCGCAACTCATGAAGAATTTCTTTTGTTTTTGAAGCAGTTATGTCGAAAAAATCCCGGCAGGCATCTGCATGTGATTGTGGACAACTTGGCCGTCCATAAACACCAGAAAATCAAAGACTGGGTGGCCGGCAAGAGGCCGATTACGTTGCATTTCACGCCAACATACTCTTCCTGGCTGAATCAGATAGAAATCTGGTTCAATATATTCAGCCGAGACGT from Deltaproteobacteria bacterium encodes the following:
- a CDS encoding IS630 family transposase, which codes for MAARVRVELSQEQATTLMMWVGSGKTEQRLALRAKVILLASEGLSLHNIAEKTGLNWQSCLKWRKRFLEQGLDGLKDKEGRGRPQEISPDERVSVVALACTTPPDGSTRWSVRKLAEVTGHGKSTVQKILSEAVIKPHKTAYWCGKSPDPEFEEKQAAIVGFYMNPPENALVLSVDEKSQIQALDRTQTLLPMKPGASRRLTATYKRNGTTCLLAALAVHSGAISGRCVDSATHEEFLLFLKQLCRKNPGRHLHVIVDNLAVHKHQKIKDWVAGKRPITLHFTPTYSSWLNQIEIWFNIFSRDVIRGGIWKSKQELVDQIMDYIKNYNQLWAKPFKWTYTGKPLTV